Proteins encoded by one window of Danaus plexippus chromosome Z, MEX_DaPlex, whole genome shotgun sequence:
- the LOC116777765 gene encoding prostaglandin E synthase 2 gives MWRPTFTILRKVVPSHYNEKSSFSKLFYSTKSRFPRSTAKLTLISASVGILVGAGYGGYTHYKINVKKPLKATEVEEYVLLKEAPKYQAQYRVVNDSDNSNLELVLFQYRTCPFCCKVRSYLDARGINYEVVEVDAVLRQAIRWSNYKKVPILLAKVDGGYQQLLDSTAIISMLETYLRDKSYQLSDIVKFYPATRFVNDSGKIATDITNKYFVMNNAPLLDEKQKAAEAEERQWRQWADQVLVHTLSPNVYRTVGEALETFKWFEEVGGWKQTFPAWECALMVYVGAAAMWIISKRLKSRHNIKDDVRQSLYDAANDWMKAIQKKGTPFLGGDKPNLADISVFGVLSSIEGCGAFEDLKTNTSIGQWFQAMKMNMKETSGKHLASYA, from the exons atgtggCGTCCTACTTTTACAATTCTTCGAAAAGTGGTCCCTTCCCACTATAACGAAAAATCctcattttcaaaattattttattccaccAAAAGCCGATTTCCTCGTTCGACGGCAAAACTAACCCTTATAAGTGCCAGTGTGGGTATTTTAGTTGGGGCTGGATATGGTGGTTACACACATTATAAGATAAATGTTAAGAAGCCTCTGAAAGCAACAGAAGTGGAAGAATACGTCTTACTAAAAGAAGCCCCTAAATATCAAGCCCAGTATAGA GTTGTTAACGATTCCGATAACAGTAATTTGGAATTGGTGTTGTTCCAATACCGCACTTGTCCATTCTGCTGCAAGGTTCGATCATACCTCGACGCTCGTGGTATTAATTATGAAGTTGTTGAGGTCGATGCTGTACTCAGACAAGCAATCAGATGGTCGAATTACAAGAAAGTGCCTATTCTGCTAGCCAAAGTGGACGGAGGATatcaa CAATTATTAGACAGCACTGCTATAATATCTATGTTAGAAACATATTTGAGAGACAAATCTTATCAATTGAGCGATATTGTAAAATTCTATCCCGCGACCCGCTTTGTTAATGACTCCGGGAAAATTGCAACGgacataacaaataaatattttgttatgaacAACGCACCTTTGCTTGATGAAAAGCAAAAAGCTGCTGAAGC GGAGGAACGCCAATGGCGGCAGTGGGCCGATCAGGTGTTGGTTCACACCTTGTCACCCAATGTGTATAGGACTGTCGGGGAGGCTTTGGAGACCTTCAAGTGGTTTGAAGAAGTTGGTGGCTGGAAGCAAACTTTCCCGGCCTGGGAGTGTGCATTAATGGTGTATGTTGGTGCAGCAGCTATGTGGATTATATCAAAGAGATTAAAGTCCAG aCACAACATTAAAGATGATGTTCGACAATCACTGTACGATGCTGCTAATGACTGGATGAAAGCTATCCAGAAAAAAGGCACTCCCTTCCTGGGTGGTGATAAACCAAATCTAGCAGATATATCGGTTTTCGGAGTCCTCAGCAGTATTGAGGGCTGTGGTGCCTTCGAAGATCTAAAGACCAACACCAGTATAGGCCAATGGTTCCAAGCTATGAAGATGAACATGAAAGAAACGAGTGGAAAACATCTCGCTTCTTATGCTTAA
- the LOC116777567 gene encoding uncharacterized protein LOC116777567 — MTSKLFWFIFITSVIAIAAFTVLEDNFEDEDNYDVDTHGRREGKILFPFVSIVRFANVECSSSSTMNGICLARRECNNLNGTITGTCASRRGRCCIVSRSCGATTNVNNTYFTSPGYPSAYAGGQSCSITVNRCNSNICQLRIDFLDLVLAQPDGDGICNTDFISITGGNTVVPLLCGDNTGQTLFVDFNGNTAITITVTATLATTFSRRWNILLTQLGCDCPGIAPNGCLQYYTGTTGTINSFNYGTAANTALSASLVTGTRQIANLNYGICIRMEAGFCGIQYAQSASSVFSFTVTGDVEGADNTVLGTPIGAVNGVACTTDFVVIPNPVTTATGVPVNTDRFCGLGFVPVQTNAKPFVLYVVTNGNEGVTATTPPDVANRGFSLMYTQVAC; from the exons ATGACAAGCAAattattttggtttatttttataacatcagtTATCGCTATTGCAGCGTTTACTGTTTTGGAAGACAATTTCGAAGATGAAGACAACTATGACGTCGATACTCATGGAAGAAGAGAAGGCAAAATTT tATTCCCGTTCGTCAGTATCGTCCGTTTCGCCAACGTGGAATGTTCTAGTTCGAGTACAATGAACGGCATCTGTCTTGCTCGTCGCGAATGCAATAATCTTAATGGCACCATCACAGGCACTTGTGCCTCTAGAAGAGGCAGATGCTGCattg taTCAAGAAGTTGTGGGGCAACCACAAACGTAAACAACACTTACTTCACTAGTCCGGGATATCCTTCGGCTTACGCTGGCGGACAATCGTGCAGCATCACAGTCAATCGCTGTAATAGCAATATTTGTCAg CTTAGAATTGACTTCTTGGATTTGGTTTTGGCGCAACCCGATGGCGATGGCATCTGCAACACCGATTTCATAAGTATAACTGGAGGGAATACAGTTGTCCCTCTTCTTTGCGGTGACAATACTGGTCAGACTTTATTCGTTGATTTCAACGGAAACACCGCTATAACAATAACCGTGACAGCAACCCTTGCCACCACGTTTTCAAGGCGATGGAACATACTGTTAACTCAACTAGGATGCGATTGTCCTGGAATTG CGCCAAATGGATGCCTGCAATACTACACGGGTACTACTGGGACCATAAACAGCTTCAATTACGGCACCGCAGCTAACACTGCTCTGAGTGCCTCACTCGTTACAGGAACAAGACAAATCGCCAATTTAAACTATGGTATATGCATCAGAATGGAGGCCGGTTTTTGTGGAATACAATATGCACAA tcTGCAAGTAGCGTTTTTTCTTTCACTGTGACGGGGGACGTGGAAGGCGCTGATAACACAGTGTTGGGGACGCCAATAGGAGCTGTGAACGGGGTCGCGTGCACAACTGATTTCGTCGTTATACCCAATCCTGTGACTACTGCTACCGGTGTACCAGTCAACACTGATCGCTTTTGTGGTCTTGGTTTCGTGCCCGTGCAAA CTAACGCTAAACCGTTCGTGTTATACGTTGTAACGAATGGTAATGAGGGTGTGACTGCAACGACGCCGCCAGATGTCGCCAACAGAGGTTTCTCTCTCATGTACACTCAAGTCGCCTGTTAG